A region of the Vibrio chagasii genome:
ATGATCACATCGTCCAAAGACAGTGTGAAGCTCAACAACCAACCCGCAGCAACCGCAGGCTTAGCAAGTGGCAGGATGATCTGTTTTAGAATCGTCCATTCACTTGCACCTAAGTCTTTTGCTGCTTCAAGCATTTTCACATCAAAGCCATTCAAACGGCTGTAAACCGTTACAACAACAAACGGCAAACAGAACGTAATGTGTGCAGCAAGTAGGGTAAAGAAGCCTAGTTGCACACCCATTACCAAGAACAGAGCCAGTAACGAGATTGCCATTACGATATCTGGTGACATCATTACGATAAACAACATGCCATTGACTACGCCTTTACCTTTAAATTGGTAACGGAATAGGGCTACGGCTGTCAGGCTGCCGACAATCGTTGCGGCTGTCGCTGAGAACACCGCTACGTTAATCGAGTGCCACGCAGCCTGCATTAGGCTGTCGTTGTTAATAAGCGCGTCATACCACTTGGTGGTGAAGCCACCCCATTTCATACCAAACTTGTTGGCATTAAATGAGTTCGCAATCAATACGATAATAGGTAGGTATAGAAAAGCGTATACCAGCGCCATAAAGCTGAACTTAACTGTGCGACCCATTAGTCTAGCTCCACCTTCTTATTCAATAGCTTGCCTGCTCGGTAGTAGGCATAAAGCATAATTGCCATTGCAACCGTCAGCGCAATACTCGTTGCCGCGCCAAACGGCCAGTCTCGGGCGTTGAGTACTTGGCTCT
Encoded here:
- the potC gene encoding spermidine/putrescine ABC transporter permease PotC, yielding MGRTVKFSFMALVYAFLYLPIIVLIANSFNANKFGMKWGGFTTKWYDALINNDSLMQAAWHSINVAVFSATAATIVGSLTAVALFRYQFKGKGVVNGMLFIVMMSPDIVMAISLLALFLVMGVQLGFFTLLAAHITFCLPFVVVTVYSRLNGFDVKMLEAAKDLGASEWTILKQIILPLAKPAVAAGWLLSFTLSLDDVIISSFVTGPTYEILPLKIYSMVKVGISPEVNALATVMLVVSLILVIISQLLAREKIK